A window of Panicum virgatum strain AP13 chromosome 8K, P.virgatum_v5, whole genome shotgun sequence contains these coding sequences:
- the LOC120645680 gene encoding serpin-Z2B-like, translated as MSAGACGTTLNEVLAMLSAASRDEIAELVSAVVERALANRSKSSAPIVAFACALWHEKAVALKPAYRTAAPEEETKKINRRVSKATKHLTTSILPQGSVRSNTALILANAIYFKGRWSMSFAKKDTETRPFQQLDGSYVNTLFMRGRND; from the exons ATGTCGGCTGGGGCATGTGGCACCACCCTGAATGAGGTGCTGGCCATGCTCAGCGCGGCGTCGCGCGACGAGATCGCCGAGTTGGTCAGTGCCGTGGTGGAGCGCGCCCTCGCCAACCGCTCCAAGTCCAGTGCACCCATTGTCGCATTCGCCTGCGCGCTCTGGCACGAGAAGGCGGTGGCTCTGAAGCCGGCTTACAGAACGGCCGCC CCAGAGGaggaaacaaagaaaatcaacaGACGGGTTTCGAAAGCCACGAAGCATCTCACCACCTCAATCCTTCCTCAAGGTTCCGTACGCTCTAACACCGCCCTCATACTCGCCAACGCCATCTACTTCAAGGGCAGGTGGTCCATGTCCTTTGCCAAGAAAGACACCGAGACCAGGCCCTTCCAACAGCTTGACGGCAGCTACGTGAACACGCTGTTCATGCGCGGCCGGAACGATTAG